The Bacteroidota bacterium genome includes a region encoding these proteins:
- a CDS encoding type IX secretion system membrane protein PorP/SprF, translated as MRKVFYMSLFVLFVSGNVQGQAFQLSQFYATPTFLNPAFTGSGVCARLNMAYRVQWPSIPGAFKTSVIAFDHAITKKNSGLGFLFVNDKAGSAGLRSTSFSAQYSYQLTISRNWAANLGAEGGYVLRDYDFSKFLFGDQIAYGTATSVDQPNTTRVHYFDFASGAVFFTQKAWIGFAVHHLNQPNQAVISSESKLPVLFSVQGGTKFALKKEKGEYGYEHAKQFITPVINYRAEKKFDQLDAGCYYTYLPLSLGIWYRGIPLLKAYKKGYPNNDALVFLAGLIIDRMKFAYSYDYTISWLYGNTAGSHEITVSYQFCDPNKRKDIRTKPIVPCPKF; from the coding sequence ATGAGAAAGGTATTTTATATGTCTCTTTTTGTTTTATTTGTTTCAGGAAACGTGCAAGGTCAGGCATTTCAGCTTTCACAGTTTTATGCAACACCTACTTTTTTGAATCCTGCATTTACAGGATCAGGAGTTTGTGCGCGGCTCAACATGGCATACCGCGTTCAGTGGCCATCTATTCCGGGCGCTTTCAAAACTTCCGTGATTGCCTTTGACCATGCCATTACAAAAAAAAATAGCGGACTTGGTTTTTTGTTCGTGAATGACAAAGCAGGAAGCGCTGGTTTGCGTTCAACTTCCTTCTCTGCACAGTATTCTTACCAGCTTACGATTTCCAGAAACTGGGCAGCCAACTTAGGAGCAGAAGGCGGCTATGTGTTGCGCGATTATGACTTCAGTAAATTTCTTTTTGGCGACCAGATTGCGTATGGAACAGCCACATCCGTTGACCAGCCAAATACTACGCGCGTGCATTATTTTGATTTTGCATCAGGTGCTGTGTTTTTTACACAAAAGGCGTGGATTGGTTTTGCCGTACATCATCTTAATCAACCCAATCAGGCGGTAATTTCCAGCGAAAGTAAATTGCCGGTTCTTTTTTCAGTTCAGGGAGGAACAAAATTCGCTTTAAAAAAAGAAAAAGGCGAATATGGATATGAACATGCTAAACAATTCATCACGCCTGTTATTAATTATCGCGCAGAAAAAAAGTTTGACCAGTTGGACGCAGGATGCTATTATACTTACCTGCCGTTATCGTTGGGAATTTGGTATCGGGGGATTCCGTTATTGAAGGCATATAAAAAGGGATATCCCAATAACGATGCGCTTGTTTTTCTTGCAGGACTTATTATCGACAGAATGAAATTTGCTTACAGTTATGATTATACTATTTCGTGGCTTTATGGTAATACTGCCGGCTCGCACGAAATAACCGTCTCTTATCAGTTCTGCGACCCGAATAAACGAAAAGACATCAGGACAAAACCCATTGTGCCCTGTCCGAAATTTTAA
- a CDS encoding PD40 domain-containing protein — MILHKKNSFLFLCSLLLSLSVCFAQNENTGKKIQRKVLRYERKADIYFYNSDFQSAFSLYQQAYGMDTTNVQVSFKTGICLYNFKKYKQSSLPYFEKALRGGISDANYYLGNLHHLNGKFDEAIHSFVECKKKSDKKIFSDEEVDFLISKCKTAKEMIRTPLNVKIENIGNGINSEFPDYVPVISADESLLIFTSRRKGSTGNQLDPNGDYFEDVYVSHKKDSVWSVPKSISANINTPTHDACVGLSADGELLFLYRTSKDLLSGDLYFSSFNGKDWTVPEKFPSEINTTDYTEPSASISADGQVLYFSSNRPGGFGKKDIYKVVKLPNGEWSKAVNLGASVNTAEDEDSPFIHPDDKTLYFSSKAHKNMGGYDIFKTTFGEDGTWSAPQNLGYPINTPDDDIYFVLSVNGRTGYYSSARKSGYGSADIYMIHFPEEEDLGYSVYKGRVVSDSADAPLYAKGTLFDLENEKLEGLFHTNSNPLTGRFIMILLPGKEYKMIVEAEGYVSFSGKISSDVSQSINTIKLYKMRK, encoded by the coding sequence ATGATTCTTCATAAAAAAAATAGCTTCCTTTTTCTTTGTTCCCTGCTTCTATCTCTTTCTGTTTGTTTTGCTCAGAACGAAAACACTGGTAAAAAAATACAGCGAAAAGTTTTGCGGTATGAGCGCAAAGCCGACATTTATTTTTACAACAGCGACTTCCAAAGTGCATTTTCATTATATCAGCAAGCGTACGGGATGGATACAACCAACGTGCAAGTATCTTTCAAGACGGGGATATGCCTGTACAATTTCAAAAAATACAAACAGAGCTCGCTTCCTTATTTTGAAAAAGCATTGCGCGGTGGAATTTCAGATGCAAATTATTATCTCGGAAATCTTCATCACCTCAACGGAAAATTTGACGAGGCAATTCATTCGTTTGTGGAGTGCAAAAAAAAATCCGATAAGAAAATTTTTTCTGATGAAGAAGTGGATTTTCTTATCAGTAAATGCAAGACGGCAAAAGAAATGATTCGAACTCCTTTGAATGTAAAGATTGAAAACATCGGCAATGGCATCAATTCAGAATTTCCCGATTATGTTCCTGTAATTTCAGCCGATGAATCCCTTCTCATATTTACTTCGCGAAGAAAAGGCAGCACGGGCAATCAGTTGGATCCGAACGGAGATTATTTTGAAGACGTATATGTCTCACATAAAAAGGATAGTGTCTGGAGTGTGCCGAAAAGTATCAGCGCCAATATCAACACACCCACGCACGATGCATGTGTTGGACTTTCTGCCGATGGCGAATTGCTTTTTTTATACCGCACGAGTAAAGATTTGTTATCTGGTGATTTGTATTTTTCTTCTTTCAATGGAAAGGACTGGACTGTCCCTGAAAAATTTCCTTCTGAAATCAATACAACTGATTATACAGAACCAAGCGCATCCATTTCCGCAGATGGACAGGTACTTTATTTTTCCAGCAACCGTCCGGGTGGTTTCGGGAAAAAAGATATTTACAAGGTGGTGAAACTGCCGAATGGCGAGTGGAGCAAAGCGGTCAATCTTGGTGCTTCGGTCAATACGGCTGAAGATGAGGACTCTCCTTTCATCCATCCTGACGACAAAACGCTTTACTTCAGTTCCAAAGCGCATAAAAATATGGGCGGGTATGATATTTTCAAAACCACTTTTGGAGAAGATGGAACTTGGTCGGCTCCTCAGAATCTCGGTTATCCTATCAACACACCGGACGATGATATTTATTTTGTTCTTTCCGTGAATGGAAGAACGGGATATTATTCCTCCGCGCGGAAAAGCGGTTATGGCAGTGCCGATATTTATATGATTCATTTTCCTGAAGAAGAAGATTTGGGATACAGTGTTTATAAAGGAAGGGTGGTTTCTGATTCAGCAGATGCACCGCTTTACGCTAAGGGTACTTTATTTGATTTGGAAAACGAAAAATTAGAAGGACTTTTTCATACTAATTCCAATCCATTGACCGGGCGATTCATCATGATTTTGTTACCCGGAAAGGAATATAAAATGATTGTTGAGGCAGAAGGATATGTTTCTTTTTCCGGTAAAATTTCTTCCGATGTTTCTCAATCAATCAATACTATAAAATTGTATAAAATGCGAAAATGA
- a CDS encoding PKD domain-containing protein, translating into MQNRYKIFFFICFWIGNSNSFSQSIQPDLPGPGANLQTATIGSLVIPMDNVNQDNGGLFNLKSYGLVHALLMNDIPVKWIISAGKVKDAIDFSATAERLYPSFVASAMTDFIASAFIIDSVWVNTPSPITGQTATQVITSFANNVAVFRLTQNVTVDVRYTLNFRPKIAVFNNGGNQAIHVAILNAGGVTNYYVISAGVFPGISQCYTFCSEPHWSGEGNPPLNTPITNNIKNYVLSGGNFLAQCHGVTTYENLSFFHTDNGISEIGVAVTNNYYNNDLAYMQFHGAMRANEGGSGKNWIRAPGSAWIPGFYYCISHNNIDTVIAMAAHLTDPDSAGGNTYYLGGHDYSPFTTQLDINSARLYLNASLVPSGRPVPFTVNAGNNNTICLGSNVTLGGSPTAPAGVTYLWSPASSLNNSTSANPIATPTVTTTYIVNADNGGCTANGTVTVTVVPPPVAPTATSNSPVCIGGTLSLSANAALGAAYTWSGPNGFSSSLQNPSIPNVTTANAGTYTVTAAVNGCLSPSTVTTVIIGPSPLITASQSNVSCFGGSNGTATATASGGTAPYTYLWSNGQTTSSATGLIAGTYTVNVAEANGCINTATVSITEPTVLTSTVSSMNVSCFGGSNGSASVSPSGGTPVYTYLWSNGQTTSSATALIAGNYSVTTTDANGCTATSTVTITEPLIGLSSTTTQTNVSCFGGSDGSASISPSGGTPPYTYLWNPTGQTTSSVTGLSAGTYTVTANDANGCAVQNITITQPPAPLISIASQTNICSGASNGSTTVSVSGGTPGYTYLWNNGQTTISATGLPAGNYSVTVTDANGCTTTSTGIITLFPAVIAASSQTNVSCFGGSNGNATINISSGTPSYTYFWSNGQTTSSATGLISGNYSIAITDANGCTTSASVSITQPTLLTANAAATSIPCFGGNNGSATISSSGGTPTYTYLWNNGQTTSAATGLIAGNYSVTVTDANGCTTTNTVAITQPAAPLSFSSSQNNVSCFSGSNGTAWVSASGGTPVYTYLWSNGDTTENIVNLTAGTYTVLVTDMNGCTIVSTIVITEPAVLASTSSQINICSGASNGWVVATATGGTPSYSYLWSNGQTTILATGLPAGNYSVVVTDANGCTSLATGVVYLFPAITASSLQTSVSCFGGNNGSATVNASGGTSPFTYVWSSGQTTSTSTGLTVGNYSVTIIDANGCTAMDTISVNEPTAITATHSSTNSSSCVSNGTATVNVSGGTPSYIFLWNNGQTTTTATGLSPGNYTVTITDANGCIFIDTVNVNGIGAPLANAGPDASICLNNSTTLTASGGINYLWSTGATTTSIAVSPAVTTSYTIIITDANGCTAADTVIVTVNPLPPASAGTNLSICLNSSTTLTASGGINYLWSTGQTTVAVAVAPSSTTTYTVVVTDANGCSAPAFVTIAVNPLPIANAGPDISVCQNTLTTLNASGGTSYSWSNGATTANVIFIPTSTTTYTIVVADANGCTDDDDVIVTVVPPPAANAGVDASICAGASATLSASGGNSFSWNTGATAATIAVAPAVTTTYTATVTNATGCSASDAVTVIVNPLPVPNFSADSVCVNEPTSFNGFSSGNIISWSWNFGDGNSSILQNPLHTYSSSGTFNVTLTVISAESCTAILAVSVIVYPEPIANFTTNPSVTPMTGSLPTYGETINFINQSSGAVSYLWYFGDGGTSTNSNPQHYYSAVGNYVITLITTNQYGCTDTFRMETTGEGDIIFPNVFTPNANGPNGGGYNPLNTDNDVFFPFASALDEYRLMIFNRWGELIFESKDLKIGWNGYYRDKLCQQDVYVWKVFAKFINGKSVEKAGDVTLLR; encoded by the coding sequence ATGCAGAATCGTTACAAAATATTTTTCTTCATTTGTTTTTGGATAGGCAATAGCAATTCTTTTTCTCAGTCCATCCAACCCGATTTACCAGGTCCAGGCGCTAATCTTCAAACAGCTACCATCGGCTCGCTGGTAATTCCGATGGACAATGTGAATCAGGATAATGGCGGACTATTCAACTTAAAATCTTATGGGCTTGTGCATGCGCTTCTGATGAATGATATTCCGGTGAAGTGGATTATCAGTGCAGGCAAAGTAAAAGATGCCATTGATTTTTCTGCAACAGCCGAGCGGCTTTATCCTTCTTTTGTTGCTTCTGCAATGACTGATTTTATCGCAAGCGCATTTATTATTGACAGCGTTTGGGTAAATACTCCTTCACCCATAACAGGGCAAACCGCCACGCAGGTAATCACTTCGTTCGCCAATAATGTTGCCGTATTCCGGCTCACGCAAAATGTAACGGTGGATGTTCGCTATACATTAAACTTCCGTCCGAAAATTGCCGTGTTCAATAATGGAGGAAATCAGGCAATCCATGTGGCTATTCTCAACGCAGGAGGAGTTACCAACTATTATGTGATTAGTGCGGGAGTGTTTCCGGGAATCTCGCAATGTTATACTTTTTGTTCAGAGCCGCACTGGTCGGGGGAGGGAAATCCTCCATTAAATACCCCTATCACCAACAATATTAAAAACTATGTTCTGAGCGGTGGAAATTTTTTAGCGCAGTGCCATGGTGTGACCACTTATGAGAACCTGAGTTTTTTTCATACAGACAATGGAATAAGCGAGATAGGTGTTGCAGTAACTAATAATTATTATAACAATGATTTGGCATATATGCAGTTTCACGGAGCGATGAGAGCCAATGAGGGCGGCTCTGGAAAAAACTGGATACGGGCGCCAGGTTCAGCATGGATTCCTGGATTTTATTATTGCATCAGTCATAATAATATTGATACCGTAATTGCCATGGCAGCCCACCTTACTGATCCTGATTCTGCAGGAGGCAATACCTACTATCTTGGCGGGCACGATTATTCTCCTTTCACCACGCAGCTTGATATAAATTCAGCGCGGCTTTACCTGAATGCATCGCTTGTTCCTTCCGGCAGACCTGTGCCTTTTACAGTGAATGCCGGTAATAATAATACCATTTGTCTTGGAAGCAATGTTACCTTAGGAGGATCGCCTACTGCGCCCGCTGGGGTAACTTATCTTTGGTCGCCCGCCTCTTCGCTCAATAACAGCACATCAGCAAATCCTATCGCCACACCAACCGTTACCACCACATATATTGTGAATGCTGATAATGGCGGCTGCACCGCAAATGGCACTGTGACAGTAACGGTGGTTCCACCTCCTGTTGCACCCACAGCAACAAGCAATAGTCCGGTGTGCATTGGAGGCACACTGTCACTTTCTGCAAACGCAGCTTTGGGAGCAGCTTACACTTGGTCAGGACCAAATGGTTTTTCTTCTTCGCTGCAGAATCCTTCCATTCCTAATGTTACCACTGCCAATGCCGGAACTTATACGGTTACCGCTGCAGTAAACGGATGTTTATCTCCGTCCACAGTCACCACCGTTATCATAGGTCCTTCTCCTCTCATCACTGCATCGCAGAGCAATGTTTCCTGTTTTGGAGGAAGCAATGGAACAGCGACAGCGACAGCATCAGGAGGCACAGCACCTTATACATACTTATGGAGTAACGGGCAAACTACTTCTTCAGCAACCGGATTGATTGCGGGAACTTACACAGTAAACGTTGCTGAAGCAAACGGGTGCATAAACACTGCAACGGTTTCCATAACAGAACCTACTGTACTCACCTCTACGGTTTCGTCAATGAATGTTTCCTGTTTTGGTGGAAGCAATGGCTCAGCATCGGTTTCTCCTTCGGGAGGAACACCTGTTTATACTTATTTGTGGAGTAACGGACAAACAACTTCTTCGGCTACTGCATTGATTGCAGGAAATTATTCTGTTACAACCACCGATGCAAACGGATGCACAGCAACCTCAACAGTTACTATTACAGAACCGCTCATTGGTCTCAGTTCCACTACTACTCAAACCAATGTTTCCTGCTTTGGCGGAAGCGATGGTTCTGCCTCCATTTCTCCTTCTGGAGGAACTCCTCCTTATACTTATTTATGGAATCCAACAGGGCAAACCACATCATCGGTAACAGGGCTTTCAGCAGGAACGTACACGGTAACTGCCAACGATGCAAATGGATGCGCTGTACAAAACATAACCATCACACAACCTCCTGCACCTCTTATTTCCATTGCTTCGCAGACCAATATATGCAGCGGTGCAAGCAATGGTTCAACCACTGTTTCTGTTTCAGGAGGAACACCTGGCTATACTTACCTATGGAATAATGGACAAACCACAATATCAGCAACAGGGTTGCCTGCCGGAAATTATTCTGTTACAGTTACGGATGCCAATGGCTGCACCACCACCTCAACGGGTATCATTACTTTGTTTCCTGCTGTCATTGCCGCTTCATCGCAAACAAATGTTTCCTGTTTTGGAGGAAGCAATGGTAATGCAACGATAAATATTTCAAGCGGAACTCCGTCTTACACTTATTTCTGGAGCAATGGACAAACCACTTCATCAGCAACCGGATTAATTTCAGGAAATTATTCTATCGCCATCACCGATGCCAATGGGTGCACAACTTCAGCGTCCGTTTCCATCACACAACCTACACTGCTTACTGCTAATGCTGCTGCTACTTCTATTCCCTGCTTCGGAGGAAACAATGGCTCGGCAACAATTTCTTCTTCGGGAGGAACGCCAACGTATACTTACTTGTGGAATAACGGACAAACTACTTCTGCCGCCACCGGATTGATTGCAGGAAATTATTCCGTAACAGTTACTGATGCGAATGGCTGCACAACAACGAATACAGTTGCCATCACACAGCCCGCTGCTCCACTCTCATTTTCTTCCTCGCAGAATAATGTTTCGTGTTTCAGTGGAAGCAATGGTACAGCGTGGGTTTCTGCTTCTGGCGGAACTCCCGTTTATACTTATTTATGGAGCAATGGAGATACGACTGAGAACATTGTTAATCTCACGGCAGGAACTTATACGGTACTGGTTACTGATATGAACGGCTGTACTATTGTTTCAACCATTGTTATTACAGAGCCCGCAGTTCTTGCATCCACATCTTCACAAATAAATATTTGCAGCGGTGCAAGCAACGGCTGGGTGGTAGCAACAGCAACAGGGGGAACTCCATCTTATTCTTACTTGTGGAGCAATGGGCAAACCACTATATTGGCAACAGGATTGCCTGCGGGAAATTATTCTGTGGTGGTTACAGATGCAAACGGATGTACATCCCTTGCAACAGGTGTTGTCTATTTGTTTCCCGCTATTACTGCTTCTTCTTTGCAAACAAGTGTTTCCTGCTTCGGAGGAAATAACGGAAGCGCAACCGTGAATGCTTCGGGCGGAACTTCTCCCTTCACTTATGTATGGAGCAGCGGGCAGACCACTTCTACCAGCACGGGATTAACAGTTGGAAATTATTCTGTAACAATTATTGATGCCAACGGATGCACAGCGATGGATACTATTTCTGTGAATGAACCAACTGCCATTACGGCAACTCATTCTTCTACTAACAGCAGCAGTTGTGTGAGTAACGGAACCGCCACTGTAAATGTTTCTGGCGGAACACCATCGTACATTTTCTTGTGGAATAACGGGCAGACCACCACCACGGCAACCGGTTTATCACCTGGAAATTATACGGTAACAATCACCGATGCCAACGGCTGTATTTTTATTGATACGGTTAATGTGAATGGCATTGGCGCACCTCTCGCAAATGCAGGACCGGATGCAAGCATCTGTTTGAATAATTCAACAACGCTTACCGCATCAGGAGGAATAAATTATTTGTGGAGCACAGGAGCAACTACAACATCAATAGCAGTATCACCTGCAGTTACTACTTCTTATACAATAATTATTACCGATGCAAATGGATGTACTGCTGCCGATACTGTGATAGTTACAGTGAATCCGCTTCCTCCTGCAAGTGCGGGAACCAATCTGAGCATCTGTTTGAATTCTTCAACAACACTCACCGCATCAGGAGGAATAAATTATTTGTGGAGCACAGGACAAACTACAGTGGCAGTAGCAGTGGCACCGAGCAGTACAACAACATATACTGTGGTTGTCACCGATGCCAACGGATGTTCTGCTCCTGCTTTTGTCACTATCGCGGTGAATCCGCTTCCTATCGCAAATGCCGGACCTGATATCAGCGTATGTCAGAATACGCTGACTACATTGAATGCATCAGGTGGAACAAGTTATTCATGGAGCAATGGCGCTACTACTGCTAATGTTATTTTTATTCCTACTTCAACCACAACTTATACAATTGTTGTTGCCGATGCCAACGGATGCACCGATGACGATGATGTAATAGTGACGGTGGTTCCACCGCCTGCGGCAAATGCAGGAGTGGATGCAAGTATTTGTGCTGGCGCTTCGGCTACGCTCAGCGCTTCGGGAGGAAATTCTTTTTCATGGAATACCGGAGCAACGGCAGCAACAATAGCAGTGGCACCGGCAGTTACAACTACTTACACCGCAACGGTCACGAATGCCACCGGCTGCAGCGCTTCAGATGCTGTTACCGTAATAGTTAATCCCCTGCCTGTTCCGAATTTTTCTGCCGATAGCGTTTGTGTGAATGAACCAACATCTTTCAATGGCTTTTCATCAGGAAATATTATTTCATGGAGTTGGAATTTTGGAGATGGAAATTCTTCCATACTTCAAAATCCATTGCATACCTATTCTTCTTCCGGAACTTTTAATGTAACGCTCACAGTAATTTCTGCTGAGAGCTGCACGGCAATACTTGCTGTTTCAGTAATTGTGTATCCTGAGCCGATAGCGAATTTTACTACCAATCCTTCTGTTACACCGATGACGGGCAGTCTGCCCACCTATGGAGAAACTATTAATTTCATTAATCAATCTTCGGGTGCGGTGAGTTACTTATGGTATTTTGGCGATGGAGGAACTTCAACCAATTCTAATCCTCAGCATTATTATTCTGCTGTCGGAAATTACGTCATCACGCTTATCACCACCAATCAATATGGATGCACGGATACTTTCCGCATGGAAACCACAGGCGAAGGCGATATTATTTTTCCGAATGTTTTCACTCCGAATGCGAATGGACCTAATGGCGGAGGATACAATCCGTTGAACACCGACAACGATGTGTTTTTCCCTTTTGCTTCTGCATTAGACGAATATCGCCTGATGATTTTCAACCGATGGGGAGAACTTATTTTTGAATCAAAAGATTTAAAAATCGGATGGAACGGCTACTACCGCGATAAGCTGTGTCAGCAGGATGTGTATGTGTGGAAAGTGTTTGCGAAATTTATTAACGGAAAATCTGTGGAGAAAGCGGGAGATGTAACTTTACTGAGATAA